The Halorubrum salinarum genome segment AGCGGCCGGCGAAGCCGCTCGCGCAGACGGTCGAGGGCCTCCTCGCGAGGCGGCGGCTCTCGATTCCTCTCCCGCCCGCCTCCTTCGCCCCCGTCGCGCTCTCCGTCCCGCACGTCCGCGACGCCGAACCGCTTACAGACGAGGGTGCGGCGCTCCCGGACGGTGTCGAAGCCCTTCAGTTTCGGGTGGAGATCGGCCGCGAGGCGGTCGACGCCGGGCGGCAGCGGGACGTTGAGGCTGAACACGTCGGCGGGCGCCTCAGATCCGATCGGTGAGGTGCAAGGCGATCACGACGACGAGCGCGATCCCGATCAGCGTCGGGAGCGCGTCGAGCAACCAGAAGGCGACCTCCAGGACGGTC includes the following:
- a CDS encoding DUF7554 family protein; translation: MNRAEIDTDDLLKVVLLLIVVWLLLEIVGTVLEVAFWLLDALPTLIGIALVVVIALHLTDRI